The following are encoded in a window of Armatimonadota bacterium genomic DNA:
- a CDS encoding carboxypeptidase regulatory-like domain-containing protein yields MKNLINILAAASLLMTTTVATAQVPPTNAQAEHGVVGHEVFSTSTPGGGGQLKSQGVNGKKSSWYISSTAPARLAVTNVVITYYHCKECRDKAKAERKKLIDLKKKEKADNKKKKDEPMKKAPPKGKDTPTYDPRFWKYENGKLIPVNDHSKCPKPDKFECGQHYLWWLENHKHAEPKNSDDNDHSKCKKPLKFECGAHYQWWLRNHKHISSSKNAMLPNEYQLFVSGTVVPGQPVTGTVLDANGAVASGVVIEITDGEEITTDEYGRFWFIAPEDVDTILLTIAGTEIRRAIWNTGTTQHTNGSGVVDGLDAETADRNTEFDEAGDTASQTDPTPSQGERIMTPQFGQIGQTMEIAGYFPLGTNLTLDGDTVAVLASSPSAVTVVLPANLVPGRHTVELQRDGEIMAIASFAAIILQIELAERTLMIGQKGRVKVKVIGTEMSVAIQIDVATPGILKALCNGRVYSSGGSLNFVDIEVVALKPGAFKINLTPLMDYIPNNH; encoded by the coding sequence ATGAAAAACCTCATCAACATCTTGGCTGCTGCGTCGCTTCTCATGACGACAACGGTCGCGACCGCACAAGTCCCACCCACCAATGCGCAGGCAGAACACGGCGTCGTCGGGCACGAAGTTTTCTCGACCAGCACCCCGGGAGGCGGAGGCCAGCTCAAGTCACAGGGCGTCAACGGCAAGAAATCCTCCTGGTACATCAGCTCGACGGCCCCAGCGCGGCTCGCCGTCACTAACGTAGTCATCACTTACTACCACTGCAAAGAGTGCCGCGACAAGGCCAAAGCAGAAAGGAAGAAGCTGATCGACCTCAAGAAGAAGGAAAAGGCCGACAATAAGAAAAAGAAGGACGAGCCCATGAAGAAGGCTCCTCCGAAGGGCAAGGACACCCCGACTTACGACCCGCGATTTTGGAAGTACGAAAACGGCAAGCTGATCCCGGTCAACGATCACAGCAAATGCCCTAAGCCCGACAAGTTCGAGTGCGGACAGCATTACCTCTGGTGGCTCGAGAACCACAAGCACGCTGAGCCGAAGAACAGCGACGACAACGACCACAGCAAGTGCAAAAAGCCTCTGAAGTTCGAGTGCGGCGCGCACTACCAGTGGTGGCTGCGAAACCACAAGCATATCAGCTCTTCGAAGAACGCCATGCTCCCGAACGAATACCAACTGTTCGTCAGCGGTACGGTCGTACCGGGACAGCCGGTCACCGGGACAGTTCTCGACGCGAACGGTGCAGTTGCATCAGGCGTGGTCATCGAAATCACTGACGGCGAAGAGATCACGACGGACGAATACGGACGGTTCTGGTTCATCGCACCTGAAGACGTCGATACGATACTGCTGACGATCGCTGGCACAGAAATCAGGAGAGCGATCTGGAACACCGGCACGACCCAGCACACAAACGGCTCGGGCGTAGTCGACGGGCTCGACGCAGAGACTGCAGACCGGAACACCGAGTTTGACGAGGCTGGTGACACCGCGTCGCAGACCGATCCCACGCCATCGCAAGGCGAGCGTATCATGACTCCGCAGTTCGGGCAAATCGGCCAGACGATGGAGATCGCCGGTTACTTCCCGCTCGGGACGAACTTGACGCTCGACGGTGACACCGTCGCAGTGCTTGCGAGCTCTCCGTCGGCGGTGACCGTGGTGCTTCCGGCGAACCTCGTGCCTGGTCGGCACACAGTGGAGCTGCAGCGTGATGGCGAGATCATGGCGATCGCCAGCTTCGCCGCAATTATACTGCAGATCGAACTCGCCGAACGCACGCTGATGATCGGTCAGAAGGGCAGGGTGAAGGTGAAGGTGATCGGCACCGAGATGAGCGTTGCGATCCAGATCGACGTCGCAACTCCGGGAATCCTCAAGGCCTTGTGCAACGGAAGGGTTTATTCGTCCGGCGGGTCGCTCAACTTCGTGGACATCGAAGTTGTCGCACTCAAGCCTGGCGCGTTCAAGATCAATCTAACGCCGCTGATGGACTACATTCCGAATAACCATTAA
- a CDS encoding FAD:protein FMN transferase yields the protein MEPHRVASMQDPSATGLFSYSQLHMGVRVNLRLYAPDQGTAEHAAIAAYTRYAELEQVFSDYRADSELMLLCKRAGSGPVTVSRELFDVLARAQELAEKSDGAFDVTASPIIRLWREARRSKAMPATADLASALRLVGWQKMKLNARGQFVDLALPGMFLDLGGIAKGYANDDALAVLRSNGVERAMIQAGGDIGVSISPPNTLGWTVRVAGRSDALYLSNASIATSGDTEQFLEIDGVRYSHVVDPRTGLGVTNRIQATVIAAKGIDSDPLATMLTVMGEDGRRLASDHAATVLLSTKL from the coding sequence ATGGAACCTCACCGAGTCGCATCGATGCAAGACCCATCTGCGACTGGCCTATTCTCTTACAGCCAGTTGCACATGGGCGTACGGGTCAACCTGCGGCTCTATGCTCCTGATCAGGGTACCGCAGAGCACGCCGCGATAGCGGCTTACACCCGATACGCCGAGCTAGAACAGGTATTTAGCGACTACCGCGCAGATAGCGAACTGATGCTGCTTTGCAAACGAGCAGGGAGTGGCCCAGTTACGGTTTCTCGCGAGCTTTTCGATGTGTTGGCGCGTGCTCAAGAGCTTGCCGAGAAGTCTGATGGCGCTTTTGACGTGACGGCTTCGCCGATCATCCGCCTGTGGCGCGAGGCGCGGCGAAGCAAGGCGATGCCAGCGACAGCCGATCTGGCGAGCGCTCTGCGTCTTGTCGGCTGGCAGAAGATGAAGCTTAACGCCCGCGGTCAATTCGTTGATTTGGCCTTGCCAGGGATGTTCCTCGATCTCGGCGGAATCGCGAAAGGTTATGCGAACGACGACGCGCTGGCCGTACTGCGATCGAACGGAGTCGAAAGGGCGATGATCCAGGCTGGCGGCGACATCGGCGTGTCGATCTCTCCACCTAACACGCTTGGCTGGACAGTTCGCGTCGCTGGCCGATCGGATGCGCTATATCTGTCAAACGCATCGATTGCGACGTCCGGCGACACTGAGCAGTTCCTTGAGATCGACGGAGTTCGGTATTCGCACGTCGTCGATCCACGAACCGGTCTCGGAGTGACCAATCGAATTCAAGCGACTGTTATCGCGGCTAAGGGCATAGATTCGGATCCGCTCGCCACGATGCTGACCGTCATGGGCGAGGACGGTCGGAGGCTGGCTTCTGATCACGCCGCGACCGTCTTGCTCTCGACCAAGTTGTAA
- a CDS encoding shikimate dehydrogenase, whose protein sequence is MTRFAFILHPINARDAARRYPIAKLLPDSVIEKMLAKKEPFKVSDISGVVSATGATTEGIFVGLPLTPRMMIDKMSLEAVYDKLEGCTKIAEDEGCKIIGLGAFTAVVGDGGATVDRRTTLAVTTGNSYTVGTAIQGAMDAAEAIGIEVSKATLAVVGATGSIGKTCARLMAPKFARSLVVGRDEQRTEELAREIPGATATTDVTKLREADVVVTVTSADTAIIFPEHLKSGSVICDVSRPRDVSVRVARERKDVLVIEGGVVQVPGRIDFGFDFGFPPGCAYACMSETMLLALENRAESFTIGKDVTVDQVSEMDRLASKHGFKLSGFRSFERAVSADKIERVREARKSLVTA, encoded by the coding sequence TTGACCCGATTCGCTTTCATCCTTCACCCGATCAACGCGCGAGACGCTGCCCGGCGATACCCGATCGCCAAGCTCCTACCAGATTCCGTCATCGAGAAGATGCTTGCAAAGAAGGAGCCGTTCAAGGTGAGCGATATTTCCGGAGTTGTCTCCGCGACTGGTGCGACTACGGAAGGGATTTTCGTAGGCCTGCCCTTGACCCCCCGAATGATGATCGACAAGATGTCGCTTGAAGCCGTCTACGACAAGCTTGAGGGTTGTACGAAGATCGCGGAAGATGAAGGGTGCAAGATCATTGGTCTCGGAGCGTTCACCGCTGTCGTCGGAGACGGAGGCGCCACAGTCGATCGACGGACGACTTTGGCCGTAACGACAGGGAACAGCTATACGGTCGGCACAGCGATCCAGGGTGCGATGGACGCGGCTGAGGCGATCGGCATCGAGGTGTCGAAGGCGACGCTGGCCGTCGTAGGCGCGACCGGTTCAATCGGCAAGACCTGCGCTAGGCTGATGGCGCCAAAGTTCGCGCGATCCCTTGTAGTCGGTCGAGATGAGCAGCGCACCGAAGAGCTGGCGCGGGAGATACCGGGCGCTACGGCGACCACCGATGTGACAAAGTTGCGCGAAGCGGACGTCGTCGTCACAGTGACGTCTGCCGACACAGCGATCATCTTTCCAGAGCACCTCAAATCAGGAAGCGTCATCTGCGACGTTTCGAGGCCCCGCGACGTCTCCGTCCGAGTTGCACGCGAACGTAAGGACGTCTTGGTGATCGAGGGCGGAGTCGTTCAGGTGCCTGGGCGCATTGATTTCGGATTCGACTTCGGATTTCCGCCTGGCTGCGCTTATGCCTGCATGTCTGAAACGATGCTTCTCGCACTCGAGAATCGTGCGGAGAGCTTCACGATCGGCAAAGACGTGACCGTTGATCAGGTTTCAGAGATGGATCGCTTGGCCAGCAAGCACGGCTTCAAGCTCTCCGGATTCCGGTCGTTCGAAAGGGCCGTGTCCGCTGACAAGATTGAGCGGGTCAGGGAAGCTCGCAAGTCTCTCGTAACGGCGTAG
- a CDS encoding ThuA domain-containing protein encodes MLTAALLAATVMDQQNQIRIPETGVLVFSKTAGFRHGSIEAGKEMFKKLALEHAWMVWYSEDAAEFTPEKLGKYQVIVFLNTTGDILDESQQKAMEAWYGPGRGFVGIHAAADTEYDWEWYGKLVGAYFKGHPAQQEADVILEDREHPATKHLPAVWHRKDEWYDYRVNPRTNVRVLARVDTSTYEGHSMGDDHPITWCQEYKSGGRSFYTGLGHTDESYTEQAFVEMIGQAVNWASKRQ; translated from the coding sequence ATGCTTACTGCCGCACTTCTCGCCGCGACCGTCATGGATCAACAGAACCAGATCCGCATCCCCGAGACCGGCGTGCTGGTCTTCTCGAAAACCGCAGGCTTCCGGCACGGCTCGATCGAGGCTGGCAAGGAGATGTTCAAGAAGCTCGCGCTCGAGCACGCATGGATGGTCTGGTACAGCGAGGACGCCGCGGAGTTCACGCCCGAGAAGCTCGGCAAGTACCAGGTGATCGTGTTCCTCAACACGACCGGCGACATCTTGGACGAAAGCCAGCAGAAGGCAATGGAGGCGTGGTACGGCCCTGGGCGCGGGTTCGTCGGCATCCATGCCGCGGCGGACACGGAGTACGACTGGGAGTGGTACGGCAAGCTGGTCGGCGCGTATTTCAAGGGCCACCCGGCGCAGCAGGAGGCGGACGTGATCCTCGAGGACCGGGAGCACCCAGCGACGAAGCACCTGCCGGCGGTTTGGCACCGCAAGGACGAGTGGTACGACTACCGCGTCAACCCGCGTACGAACGTGCGGGTGCTTGCCAGGGTCGACACATCGACGTACGAAGGCCATTCGATGGGCGACGACCACCCGATCACCTGGTGCCAAGAGTACAAATCCGGCGGCCGCTCTTTCTACACGGGGCTAGGCCACACGGACGAGTCGTACACCGAACAGGCGTTCGTCGAAATGATCGGCCAAGCTGTCAATTGGGCAAGCAAGAGACAATAG
- a CDS encoding SUMF1/EgtB/PvdO family nonheme iron enzyme: MILSTVLAASFIIAQDSRPESFIEQIPGTVVRFRMVGIPSGESKRNGKTEQIKAFWIGETEVTWDMYDVWAFRMDLTDEERAADVDAELRPSRPYGAPDRGYGHQGYAALGATHRAAVVFCKWLSEKTGKVYRLPTEQEWEYAARAGSASVPKQLEEYAWFWNNGEDVAHPVASKSPNVWGLHDTLGNAAEWVDTEKEPVIKGGSFQSKAPDVSFDWRAPYNKSWQERDAQIPKSEWWLSDGEHVGFRVVCEGPN; encoded by the coding sequence ATGATCCTAAGTACCGTTTTGGCAGCCAGTTTTATTATCGCGCAAGACTCCCGACCGGAATCGTTCATCGAGCAGATTCCTGGCACGGTGGTCAGATTTAGGATGGTCGGCATACCTTCCGGCGAGTCGAAGCGCAACGGCAAGACAGAGCAGATCAAGGCTTTTTGGATCGGCGAGACCGAAGTCACTTGGGATATGTACGACGTGTGGGCGTTTCGCATGGACTTGACCGACGAGGAGCGGGCGGCAGACGTCGATGCAGAGCTGAGGCCGAGCAGGCCGTACGGTGCGCCTGATCGTGGCTACGGGCACCAAGGCTACGCAGCTCTCGGCGCAACGCACAGAGCAGCAGTAGTCTTCTGTAAATGGCTTTCAGAAAAGACCGGCAAGGTTTACCGCTTGCCGACAGAGCAGGAGTGGGAGTACGCAGCACGCGCGGGCTCAGCATCAGTGCCTAAGCAGCTGGAAGAGTACGCCTGGTTCTGGAACAACGGTGAGGACGTCGCACATCCGGTCGCATCCAAGTCGCCGAACGTCTGGGGTCTGCACGATACACTTGGAAATGCAGCGGAGTGGGTGGACACCGAAAAGGAGCCGGTCATCAAGGGAGGATCGTTCCAAAGTAAGGCGCCGGACGTCAGTTTTGACTGGCGAGCACCGTACAACAAGAGCTGGCAAGAGCGCGACGCGCAGATACCAAAAAGCGAGTGGTGGCTCTCAGATGGCGAACATGTTGGCTTTAGGGTTGTATGCGAAGGCCCAAATTAG
- a CDS encoding TIM barrel protein, translating into MSRRDALKVGAVGGATLAFGGIGATDMPNQSKFKLKYAPSFGQLSAHAGNDLVDQLKFAADEGFHAWEDNGMKGKSVADQERLGKAMDDLGITMGVFVANSIGWGDPTLTTGDRQHIDKFVADCHESVEVAKRVGAKWMTVVPGTVQLNRDFDYQTATIIDVLRRATEIFEPHGLVMVLEPLNFAMHPNLFLTKMSQAFAICRAVNSPSCKILDDLFHQQVQEGNLIPNIDAAWSEIAYFQVGDNPGRKEPLTGEINYRNVFKHIHGKGFTGVVGMEHGKSQGGKMGERKLIDAYRWCDDF; encoded by the coding sequence CTGAGTCGTCGAGACGCGCTGAAAGTCGGCGCAGTGGGTGGTGCGACGCTCGCGTTCGGCGGGATCGGAGCTACGGATATGCCGAATCAATCGAAGTTCAAACTGAAGTACGCGCCTAGCTTCGGGCAGTTGTCGGCTCACGCTGGCAACGACCTCGTCGACCAGTTGAAGTTCGCGGCCGACGAGGGGTTCCACGCCTGGGAGGACAACGGCATGAAGGGCAAGTCCGTCGCAGACCAGGAGCGTCTCGGCAAGGCGATGGACGATCTTGGAATCACGATGGGCGTGTTCGTCGCGAACTCCATCGGCTGGGGCGACCCGACTTTGACCACCGGCGATAGGCAGCACATCGACAAGTTCGTGGCTGACTGCCACGAGTCGGTCGAGGTCGCCAAGCGCGTCGGCGCGAAGTGGATGACCGTCGTCCCGGGCACTGTTCAGCTCAACCGCGACTTCGACTACCAGACGGCTACGATCATCGACGTCCTGCGGCGCGCGACGGAGATCTTCGAGCCGCACGGGCTGGTCATGGTTCTCGAGCCGCTCAACTTTGCCATGCACCCGAACCTTTTCCTGACCAAGATGTCGCAGGCGTTCGCGATCTGCCGCGCGGTCAACAGCCCGTCTTGCAAGATCCTCGACGACCTCTTCCACCAGCAGGTCCAAGAGGGGAACCTGATTCCGAACATCGACGCAGCGTGGTCGGAGATCGCCTACTTCCAAGTCGGCGACAACCCCGGTCGCAAGGAGCCGCTCACCGGCGAGATCAACTACCGCAACGTATTCAAGCACATCCACGGCAAAGGTTTCACCGGCGTCGTCGGCATGGAGCATGGCAAGAGCCAAGGCGGAAAAATGGGCGAGCGCAAACTGATCGACGCCTACCGCTGGTGCGACGACTTCTAG
- a CDS encoding RidA family protein produces the protein MRREVHSTDQAPSAIGPYSQAVKAEGRFMFLSGQIPLLPDGTLVEGTIEEQTEQVMKNLEAVLTSAGLSFGNVVKTTILLSSMDHFAAVNEIYGARFPDDPPARATYATAGLPKDVDIEIEAIAVY, from the coding sequence ATGCGACGAGAAGTCCATTCGACCGACCAGGCGCCCAGCGCGATAGGGCCTTACAGCCAGGCCGTGAAAGCCGAGGGGCGGTTCATGTTCCTTTCCGGCCAGATTCCCCTGCTCCCCGACGGAACGCTGGTCGAGGGCACGATCGAAGAGCAGACGGAGCAGGTGATGAAGAATCTGGAGGCGGTGCTGACTTCGGCGGGGCTGTCGTTTGGAAACGTCGTGAAGACGACAATCCTCCTCAGCTCAATGGATCACTTCGCAGCCGTCAATGAAATCTACGGCGCACGGTTTCCCGACGATCCGCCGGCCAGGGCGACGTATGCGACTGCCGGCTTGCCAAAAGATGTTGACATCGAGATCGAAGCGATCGCAGTCTACTAA
- a CDS encoding quinate 5-dehydrogenase, translating to MKRVVSVSLGSSKRDKKHATTILGQEFIIERVGTDGDLKAFQSKFEELDGKVDALGVGGADIYVVVGDKRYTFRQIKNLIKNVKHTPVVDGSGLKHTLEREAINILTEVIDWPVERVLLVSAVDRYGMAQALDKRCRHVVYGDLLFGIGLPIPLRTYASVKRVANLLLPIITKLPFKWFYPTGKKQDERTPKHKKWFDWATVICGDWHYIRRYAPDDLVGKTIITQTLRKADLDWLKSTGAKRAITTTPDMGGEAFATNVMEAVIITLAGKMPEEMTEDDYLSQLRSLSWMPNVIELQGVPDQSGKMPEPELEK from the coding sequence ATGAAGAGAGTGGTTTCAGTAAGTCTCGGCTCATCGAAGCGCGACAAGAAGCACGCGACGACGATCCTTGGGCAGGAGTTCATCATCGAGCGCGTTGGCACGGACGGAGATCTGAAGGCGTTCCAGAGCAAATTCGAAGAGCTCGACGGCAAGGTGGATGCGCTCGGCGTCGGCGGCGCAGACATCTATGTGGTCGTCGGCGATAAGCGGTACACGTTCCGCCAGATCAAGAACCTGATAAAGAACGTCAAACACACCCCCGTCGTCGATGGCAGCGGGCTGAAGCACACGCTCGAGCGAGAGGCGATCAACATCCTGACGGAAGTGATCGACTGGCCGGTAGAGCGCGTATTGCTGGTCAGCGCTGTCGATCGCTACGGCATGGCACAGGCGCTGGACAAACGGTGCAGGCACGTCGTGTACGGCGACCTGCTGTTCGGCATCGGGCTCCCCATTCCGTTGAGGACGTACGCAAGCGTCAAGAGAGTCGCCAATCTGCTCCTTCCGATCATTACGAAACTCCCGTTCAAGTGGTTCTATCCGACCGGAAAGAAGCAGGATGAGCGCACACCGAAGCACAAGAAATGGTTCGACTGGGCGACGGTCATCTGCGGCGACTGGCACTACATCCGCCGCTACGCTCCGGACGACCTTGTCGGCAAGACCATCATCACTCAAACCTTGAGAAAGGCCGACCTCGACTGGCTCAAATCCACTGGCGCGAAGAGGGCGATCACGACCACGCCGGACATGGGAGGAGAGGCGTTTGCAACCAACGTCATGGAGGCGGTCATCATCACTCTGGCGGGCAAGATGCCCGAAGAAATGACGGAAGACGACTATTTGTCCCAGCTTCGGAGCCTGAGCTGGATGCCGAACGTAATAGAACTGCAGGGCGTGCCGGATCAGTCCGGTAAAATGCCTGAGCCCGAGCTGGAGAAGTAA
- a CDS encoding GNAT family N-acetyltransferase: MVLDVRVYRDEDRDAVIGVVHQVYDEFGFGWEPDGYNKDVFDVPCHYGRDSFWVGEIDGGVVGCGALLTFEAIPGKAGTIVEHSGTQQIAGCDSELMRLFVLSSARRLGLGSALAQKIVDEATAAGCRSMQIWSDKVLHDAHKLYKRMGGVIVGERLCPPPDETPEWGMVLDLASV, translated from the coding sequence GTGGTTCTTGACGTACGCGTCTACAGGGACGAAGACCGCGACGCTGTGATCGGCGTGGTGCACCAGGTCTACGACGAGTTCGGCTTCGGCTGGGAGCCGGACGGCTACAACAAGGACGTCTTCGATGTCCCGTGCCACTACGGCAGAGACTCGTTCTGGGTTGGCGAAATCGATGGCGGGGTCGTCGGCTGCGGCGCGCTGCTGACGTTCGAGGCGATTCCGGGCAAAGCCGGCACGATCGTCGAACACAGCGGAACGCAGCAGATCGCAGGCTGCGACAGCGAGTTGATGAGGCTGTTCGTGCTTTCGTCGGCAAGAAGGCTGGGACTCGGATCTGCGCTTGCGCAGAAGATCGTCGATGAGGCCACGGCTGCCGGGTGCCGCAGCATGCAGATATGGAGCGACAAGGTGTTGCACGACGCACACAAGCTGTACAAGCGCATGGGTGGGGTCATCGTCGGAGAAAGGCTCTGTCCTCCGCCGGACGAAACGCCCGAGTGGGGGATGGTCCTCGATCTCGCATCCGTTTAA
- a CDS encoding Gfo/Idh/MocA family oxidoreductase has product MAQMSRRNFIVGSAAAAAALSSKNVLAHGVRPDQIKIGLIGCGGRGTGAATNAIEATDEVVIWAMADVFPDRMASSKRNLAAGAKEKFQVTDDRTFIGFDAYKHVLDTDIDVVIIATPPGFRPAHVVAAVEAGKHIFMEKPVAVDGPGIRKVIRASVRAKGKGLAIVAGTQRRHDNAYNECMDRIRSGQIGDVVASYAYWNQGGLWMHPRKDEWSDLEWQMRNWLYFTWLSGDHICEQHIHNIDVCNWAHGGHPVKCTSLAGREVRTDPAYGHVFDHFSTEYTYEDGSIMMSSCRQIDGCVSKVAEHIVGTKGVTNGNKYINGENRWRFEGERPNSYVLEHRNLHESIRSGNLLNEGVRVAESTLTAIMGRMSAYTGQEISWDQAFSSDEVLMPEDIDWNMDLAIPEVAVPGKTALS; this is encoded by the coding sequence ATGGCACAGATGAGTCGCCGCAATTTCATAGTGGGCTCGGCGGCGGCAGCCGCAGCGCTCAGCAGCAAGAACGTCCTCGCGCACGGGGTCAGACCGGACCAGATCAAGATCGGGCTCATCGGTTGCGGCGGTCGCGGAACCGGCGCAGCGACCAATGCGATCGAGGCGACTGACGAAGTCGTCATCTGGGCGATGGCGGACGTTTTCCCCGATCGGATGGCCAGCTCTAAGCGCAATCTGGCAGCGGGCGCCAAAGAGAAGTTCCAGGTCACCGACGACCGAACGTTCATCGGTTTCGATGCGTACAAGCACGTGCTGGACACGGACATCGACGTAGTGATCATTGCGACCCCGCCAGGTTTCCGTCCGGCTCACGTCGTGGCCGCGGTAGAAGCGGGGAAGCACATCTTTATGGAGAAGCCCGTCGCCGTTGACGGGCCTGGCATTCGCAAGGTCATCCGAGCTTCGGTCCGCGCCAAAGGCAAAGGCCTCGCGATCGTCGCTGGCACGCAGCGCCGCCACGACAACGCCTACAACGAGTGCATGGACCGCATCCGCTCGGGCCAAATCGGCGACGTTGTAGCAAGCTATGCGTACTGGAATCAGGGCGGGCTTTGGATGCACCCGCGCAAAGACGAGTGGTCCGACCTCGAGTGGCAGATGCGAAACTGGCTGTACTTCACCTGGCTTTCGGGCGATCACATCTGCGAGCAGCACATCCACAACATCGACGTCTGCAACTGGGCGCACGGCGGCCACCCCGTCAAGTGCACGTCGCTCGCCGGCAGGGAGGTCAGAACTGACCCGGCATACGGGCACGTCTTCGATCACTTCTCCACGGAGTACACGTATGAAGACGGCTCGATCATGATGAGTTCGTGCCGGCAGATCGACGGTTGCGTCTCAAAGGTCGCCGAACACATCGTTGGCACCAAGGGCGTCACCAACGGAAACAAGTACATCAACGGCGAGAACCGCTGGCGGTTTGAGGGCGAGCGGCCGAACTCCTACGTACTGGAGCACCGAAACCTGCATGAGAGCATCCGATCAGGCAACCTGCTCAACGAGGGCGTTCGCGTTGCAGAGAGCACGCTCACGGCGATCATGGGCCGTATGTCCGCCTACACTGGCCAGGAGATCTCCTGGGATCAGGCGTTCTCCTCGGACGAGGTCCTCATGCCGGAGGATATCGACTGGAACATGGACCTCGCGATTCCAGAAGTTGCCGTGCCGGGCAAGACGGCGCTCAGCTAG
- a CDS encoding ATP-binding cassette domain-containing protein yields the protein MLKVEDVSHAYYSDPVLTDVSFQVAPGEIIAVMGSSGGGKTTLLKCIAGLIKPTDGAITIDGIDVISQPEEARRKTGFVFQYAALFDFLNVRDNVLFGVQRLRKLSAAEKTAFVEERLAEVGLSGAEMMMPSELSGGMRKRVGLARALAMEPKLLLYDEPTSGLDPVTAYSIDQLIVETRDRIGVTSIVVSHDVTSVMRLADRIAFLEKGELVFDGSAAEFDRSQNSAIRELVDKSHAETFGAS from the coding sequence ATGCTGAAAGTCGAGGACGTCAGCCATGCGTACTACTCCGATCCCGTTCTAACCGATGTCAGTTTTCAGGTCGCTCCCGGCGAGATTATCGCGGTCATGGGCAGCAGCGGCGGAGGGAAGACGACGTTGCTCAAGTGCATCGCCGGCCTGATCAAGCCAACTGACGGAGCGATCACGATCGACGGTATTGACGTAATATCACAGCCAGAGGAAGCGCGGCGCAAAACCGGTTTCGTCTTCCAATACGCCGCGCTGTTCGACTTTCTCAACGTGCGCGACAACGTTCTCTTCGGCGTTCAGCGTCTTCGCAAACTATCTGCAGCCGAGAAGACAGCGTTCGTCGAGGAGCGACTTGCCGAAGTCGGCCTCTCGGGCGCAGAGATGATGATGCCAAGCGAGCTGAGCGGCGGGATGAGAAAGCGCGTGGGGCTTGCAAGGGCGCTCGCGATGGAGCCCAAGCTGCTGCTCTACGACGAGCCGACATCGGGCCTTGACCCTGTGACCGCTTACTCCATCGACCAGCTCATCGTCGAGACGCGCGACCGCATCGGAGTCACCAGCATCGTCGTCAGCCACGACGTGACTTCCGTTATGAGACTGGCAGATAGGATCGCGTTTCTTGAGAAGGGAGAGCTCGTCTTCGACGGTTCTGCGGCCGAGTTCGACCGTTCACAGAACAGTGCTATTCGCGAGCTGGTCGACAAGTCCCACGCTGAGACGTTCGGCGCGTCTTAA